The window tgggTTTCTATCTCTTTGAGGACTTCAGCAGACATAATCGGTAGCCTGAGATCACCTTGGAATTCTCCATAAATTCAGAGTTTGTTCCTCATTATTAAACCTACACACCCGGTCCCctccctgactggaccctgggCCCCCGGGTCCGGCTCCCAGGTCCGGCTCCCGGGTGCTGCAGTCCTCATGTGTAGTGAGCGCCAACATACATGACGCACGCATGTGAGACCTCTCCGGGACAGGCTCGCCAACATGTGTGAAGAACCCCCCGCTGCTGCGGTTCTGGACGGAACCGCTCCTGCAGAACCCTTGTGAGGCGCCACAGAACCAGCAGCATCTGGAGCCGCTGCAGCCCCGTTCAGGAGGAGTTCAGTAGTTCGTTTTTACAGTTGTGGGAagatgaggagcagaaggagcaggagcagaacagcagcagcattttccaGCTGGAAACTTGGATGCCGACACAGacacagtgccccccccccccaacctcccccccccaatAAGAAAAACCAGTCTAACCTTTGAAGGAATCCGCCCGCTCGCCCCTCagtcccagtgaaaccagtaaGAGGAGCGCGGCCAGTGGAAAACTTCGCTTCCCCTCCATGTTGACTCGGCGCCGGGGGAAAGTGGGGAAACAACTCCGCGGACTCCTCCGGCTCCTCCCGACTCCGCTTCTGGgggacttttttcttcttctgtggttgttTTCGGCTCCGCCGCGGTTCCGGTGCAGCGAGGGGCGAATCCCGGCGACTCCGGCGTCTTTTCACCGTCAACcggagacagacggggggggggggggtcctgacgTCACGGGGGCGAGAGACTTTAGGGGAGGGCGTCCGTTATATTTCACAGGATTCGATTCTTTTTCACGTCATTAATCAGCTTTTAGCAAATAATAAAACGGATTGGGGCGTCTGTTATATTCATGTTGCTTCGGCGGGACCGAGAAGCAACTGCAGACTTTGATTTGGTTTGTTTCGATATTAATCTTTTCGTGTGCGCGTCAGTTCGTTGCGCGAGGAGAGGATTTTGAGGCGCAAGAAATCAAAAGATCAACTTTAATAAGCGCGTGAACCGTCTGGCTCCAAAGTTGCTGTTTCACGGAACTTTCCTGCATTTACAGTCAcgtgctgccccctggcggccaCGAAGCGAACGGCAGCCTCCGTTCAGATTGACTTTATTCACATCATCTTaattatcatcttcatcatcatcaccatcaaaaaTTAAGAGTGTTTGAAACAAGACAATAACTCAACAAAACATTAATTGTTCAAATGTTGCCTCTGATTACTTCATAAGACTTGTGACATAAAATTACTAACATAAATTACTCATATAAATACCACAAATTCTAGAAAATGTGAAGTAACTGGACTTTTAAAtcaagaaaagagaaaacaattCAAAGTCATTggaaagccccgcccccagcgcTATGTAGCCCTGAGGTAGTTGTAGAGGGCGCCGAGTcccccctccagcacctccttcaCAGGCTTGAGCAGCGGGTTGTGGACAATGTGGAGTCCTGTGTCCAGAGGGTGACAGGCCAACCTCTGCAACCGGGTCAGCTGGTGCAGCTCCTGGTGACATCAGCACCGGCGTCAGCGGTTCTGTTCAGCTCCATCAATTAAGCTGCAGCCGACCCGCTGTGGCGGAACTTTACCTGGGGGACGTCTTTAATGTGGTTAAAATCGAGATTCAGCAGCTCCAACCTGAACACAAAGGACAGGAGATGATCTGCTGAGGGGTCACCTGGTCAGGACGGGATACCTGCTGACGTGGCTCTACCTGGTGAGGCAGCACAGGGCCTTCGGCAAAGACTGGAGACTGTTCCCCTCCACTATCAGGATCTTGAGCTCCACTAGAGCCTGGATGTTCTCAGCCAGGTTGTCCAGGCGGTTGCAGGCCAGGTGCAGGAACACCTGGAGGGGAGGCAGCTGGTGGTTGGATGGGCggagctgatgctgctgatgcacCTACCAGAGCTTTCATGTTGTAGACACAAGCGGGGACGTGAGCGATGAGGTTGTGACTCAGGTTCAGCTTCTTCAGCTGGGTCAGGTTGGAGAACGATGCCGGCAGCGTGGACAGCTGGTTGTTGGCCAAACTCAGCACCTGAGGGACAGAAGGTTGCATCTGAGCGGGTTCTCCTGGGCCCAGACACTTCCCGTATCGTACCTCCAGTTTGGCGCAGGCTCCGAGTTCCTCGGGAACTTCAGTCAGTCTGTTTCTGTAGGCAAATAAGACCCGGAGCTTCTGGAGCCGTCCGATTTCTGGCGGGAGGCTGCTCAGCTGCACACGGAACAAGAGCGTCACCACAGCTCCGACACCATCCGACACGCTTCCATACGTTAGCATCGCCGCCGGTTAGCATCGCCGCCGTTCGTGAGTTTAATCAACAAGGATCCAGTTCCTCAAACGCTGCCCTGTAAGGTCAAAGTCCAGGTTGACCTTGAACACAACAGTTATGGGATGTAGCTGTGGCTGAGGTCTCCTCCTCACAGACTGATGAGGCgcatgatcacatgatcacatgatcacatgatctgaggctgctgctgcttctctaaAGGAAAGGTCCAAAATAACTGAACAGCGCCATGGTTACGGTACACGCTGCGCCCTCTGGGGGCGTTCTGGCCTAATTATCCCCAAAACTATTTCTAATTTGATCAGTGTTGAAGGTTGCaggctggtgggaggagccaacAGGCTGACACCGGATCCTGGTGGATCAGAAGTGGATTAAATCCTTTATGGAGGcaggaaacagagcagctgctggaggagaaggagggggaggaaggagggaggaagggagggaggaaggagggaggaaggaggcgaGGGGATTGGGAGGAGGCTTAGGGAtcgaggggaggaggatggggagggaggaggaagggaggaagggagggaggaagggaggaggcgGAAGGGAAGGacggaaaggagggagggaggggggagggaggaagggagggaggaggaagcggagaaggaagggagggaggaaaggaggagggaggaggagactggaaggaggaagggaagggaggaaagGGTGAGGAAGGCaggggaaagggagggaggaatgggagggagggaggaggggaggggaggaacgggagggaggaggaaaggaagggaggaagcgagggaggaaggagggaggaaaggg is drawn from Takifugu flavidus isolate HTHZ2018 chromosome 17, ASM371156v2, whole genome shotgun sequence and contains these coding sequences:
- the LOC130513816 gene encoding leucine-rich repeat-containing protein 30-like isoform X2, coding for MGGLVCKDEVTEEKRSVGMEDSLASAERIRRITFTQFGSTILILARRGLQELPDELCELLELEKLNVSLNSLTVLPPQLALLSNLVVLNLWGNQLSSLPPEIGRLQKLRVLFAYRNRLTEVPEELGACAKLEVLSLANNQLSTLPASFSNLTQLKKLNLSHNLIAHVPACVYNMKALVFLHLACNRLDNLAENIQALVELKILIVEGNSLQSLPKALCCLTRLELLNLDFNHIKDVPQELHQLTRLQRLACHPLDTGLHIVHNPLLKPVKEVLEGGLGALYNYLRAT
- the LOC130513816 gene encoding leucine-rich repeat-containing protein 30-like isoform X1, whose product is MGGLVCKDEVTEEKRSVGMEDSLASAERIRRITFTQFGSTILILARRGLQELPDELCELLELEKLNVSLNSLTVLPPQLALLSNLVVLNLWGNQLSSLPPEIGRLQKLRVLFAYRNRLTEVPEELGACAKLEVRYGKCLGPGEPAQMQPSVPQVLSLANNQLSTLPASFSNLTQLKKLNLSHNLIAHVPACVYNMKALVFLHLACNRLDNLAENIQALVELKILIVEGNSLQSLPKALCCLTRLELLNLDFNHIKDVPQELHQLTRLQRLACHPLDTGLHIVHNPLLKPVKEVLEGGLGALYNYLRAT
- the LOC130513816 gene encoding leucine-rich repeat-containing protein 30-like isoform X3, with product MGGLVCKDEVTEEKRSVGMEDSLASAERIRRITFTQFGSTILILARRGLQELPDELCELLELEKLNVSLNSLTVLPPQLALLSNLVVLNLWGNQVLSLANNQLSTLPASFSNLTQLKKLNLSHNLIAHVPACVYNMKALVFLHLACNRLDNLAENIQALVELKILIVEGNSLQSLPKALCCLTRLELLNLDFNHIKDVPQELHQLTRLQRLACHPLDTGLHIVHNPLLKPVKEVLEGGLGALYNYLRAT
- the LOC130513816 gene encoding leucine-rich repeat-containing protein 30-like isoform X4; this translates as MLTYGSVSDGVGAVVTLLFRVQLSSLPPEIGRLQKLRVLFAYRNRLTEVPEELGACAKLEVRYGKCLGPGEPAQMQPSVPQVLSLANNQLSTLPASFSNLTQLKKLNLSHNLIAHVPACVYNMKALVFLHLACNRLDNLAENIQALVELKILIVEGNSLQSLPKALCCLTRLELLNLDFNHIKDVPQELHQLTRLQRLACHPLDTGLHIVHNPLLKPVKEVLEGGLGALYNYLRAT